The following are from one region of the Phormidium sp. PBR-2020 genome:
- a CDS encoding methyltransferase domain-containing protein yields MKRVLEPEVMDTWEETIAYDAMDFTDVNQAFVDEAIALGPDAATVLDVGTGPARIPILLCHRRPQWTVTAIDLSHNMLKLGATHVAKAELGDRIRLDYADAKSLPYGDASFDLVISNSIIHHLEDPLPCLQELRRVLKPQGGLLLRDLVRPDNRAEVDRLVQQLGSDYDPHQTQLFQDSLCAAFTLSEIQQMLEDAGFAGLTAYRSSDRHWTAKQAWQG; encoded by the coding sequence ATGAAACGAGTTCTTGAACCCGAGGTGATGGACACCTGGGAAGAAACCATTGCTTACGATGCCATGGATTTCACCGATGTCAATCAGGCCTTTGTCGATGAGGCGATCGCCCTCGGTCCGGATGCGGCAACAGTCCTCGATGTGGGGACGGGTCCCGCCCGGATTCCCATTTTGCTATGCCACCGCCGGCCCCAATGGACTGTCACCGCCATTGATTTATCCCACAATATGCTGAAACTCGGCGCCACCCATGTCGCCAAAGCCGAATTGGGCGATCGCATCCGTCTTGACTACGCCGATGCCAAATCCCTGCCCTATGGCGATGCCAGCTTCGACCTGGTCATCTCCAATAGTATTATCCACCATCTTGAAGATCCCCTGCCCTGTCTACAAGAATTGCGCCGGGTTCTCAAACCCCAAGGAGGTCTCTTGTTGAGGGATTTAGTCCGTCCAGACAATCGGGCCGAAGTTGATCGTCTAGTGCAACAACTGGGCAGCGACTATGACCCCCATCAGACGCAACTATTTCAGGATTCCCTCTGTGCCGCCTTTACCCTCAGCGAAATTCAACAGATGCTAGAGGATGCCGGATTTGCCGGACTCACAGCCTACCGATCCTCCGATCGCCATTGGACCGCTAAGCAAGCCTGGCAAGGCTAG
- a CDS encoding phycobiliprotein lyase: MDFSDFISQCAGKWFSQRTSHAIPPQALEAGTCDFWIDLIEPGDATLRERCQLIGVDPARVTCAIRTHWQGQVGTANHANSGATFSLFLANDSPQQGQFWRWSEDNSDSPVIQGHYHLGEDEALNLSASTDSLSSEERLWFLNPNLRERTSVVTHNAGPRYASFCSEIRMGLK; this comes from the coding sequence ATGGACTTTAGCGATTTCATCAGCCAATGTGCGGGCAAGTGGTTTTCCCAACGAACCAGCCACGCCATCCCGCCCCAAGCCCTAGAAGCCGGAACCTGTGATTTCTGGATTGATCTCATTGAACCGGGAGATGCCACCCTACGCGAACGCTGTCAATTGATCGGCGTAGACCCCGCCCGCGTCACCTGTGCCATTCGCACCCATTGGCAAGGTCAAGTGGGAACCGCCAATCATGCCAATAGCGGCGCCACCTTCAGCCTCTTCCTGGCCAACGACAGCCCCCAGCAAGGACAATTTTGGCGTTGGAGTGAGGACAACTCTGATAGCCCTGTCATTCAGGGCCACTACCATCTCGGCGAGGATGAAGCGCTCAATCTCAGCGCCAGCACCGACTCCCTCAGTAGCGAGGAACGCCTCTGGTTCCTTAATCCCAACCTCAGAGAACGCACCAGTGTCGTCACCCACAACGCCGGGCCCCGTTACGCCTCCTTCTGTTCGGAAATTCGCATGGGACTTAAGTGA
- a CDS encoding DUF3120 domain-containing protein: MFYYPFTNPTLYPQGASADKSQRPWWAIAGSSVWLIFAGSIFLVSVPVFVEAPLVRHAPWLSLLLTLGWLWSSVSLLNSPRFWIWGDLLLGFSGSWFAGSIYWGWFRWEPLWHLPIECLALPLPLWCIYRHRLLIGSWFAVGSLLGTVITDVYFYVVDLIPQWRQLMRVDEELAMPIFQTAIAKVQTPWGGICAVVLGGLLLLAGILPLCVHRPKPGQSLHRWAFSGAVLSTILVDSLFWFAALAA, translated from the coding sequence TTGTTTTACTATCCCTTTACTAACCCAACCCTTTATCCGCAGGGAGCTTCAGCCGATAAGAGCCAGCGGCCCTGGTGGGCGATCGCCGGGTCGTCAGTTTGGCTAATTTTTGCCGGGTCGATTTTTTTAGTCTCGGTGCCGGTGTTCGTGGAAGCGCCTCTGGTTCGTCATGCCCCTTGGCTGAGTTTGCTGTTGACCTTAGGCTGGCTGTGGTCGAGTGTCAGCTTGCTCAACTCTCCCCGCTTCTGGATTTGGGGGGATTTACTATTGGGCTTTTCCGGGAGTTGGTTCGCGGGTTCAATTTACTGGGGCTGGTTTCGTTGGGAACCTCTCTGGCATTTACCCATTGAGTGTCTGGCCTTACCCTTGCCCCTATGGTGTATTTATCGTCATCGTCTCTTGATTGGCAGTTGGTTTGCGGTGGGATCGTTGTTGGGAACGGTGATTACCGATGTGTATTTTTATGTGGTGGATCTGATTCCCCAATGGCGGCAGTTGATGCGGGTTGATGAAGAACTGGCCATGCCCATTTTTCAGACGGCGATCGCCAAAGTGCAAACCCCCTGGGGGGGAATCTGTGCGGTGGTATTAGGGGGATTGCTCTTGCTGGCGGGGATCTTGCCCTTATGTGTGCATCGACCCAAACCTGGGCAGTCCCTCCATCGCTGGGCCTTTTCCGGGGCGGTTCTGAGCACAATTCTTGTGGACAGCTTATTTTGGTTCGCGGCGCTCGCGGCCTAA
- a CDS encoding MFS transporter: MSDSKLNRQRIIAFALPAIPISALGLPLVVYVPPFYSELGLGLSVVGNIFALARLWDIITDPILGTFSDRWTTRIGRRRPWIILSVPLLMASAYAVFLPQQPVSAPYLLVWLILLYLGYTMLSISHMSWGAELSDDYHDRARVQGWREFALIFGMLAVLAIPAIVQQTQDANSTVQLGAMGWFVVVTLPITVAVSVWTVPERPTPPQSGIGFVKSAKILARNRLLQRVLGANFLTGLAPGVTGSIYIFFISDVMALPDWSSAILLMYFLASLLGVPGWIWLSCRLGKHQTFIVAMVWMCLVLPLLLWVPPGNLGLNILVNALYGVTTAASPFLLRSILADVTDWDNLQSGSQRTGLYYSLLMMSNKFGYALAVGVTYPVLDWIGYSPDLENTAETLLGLKRLFVFAPILAILPAVALLWRFPLNVQVQQALRQQLIERDVLRGGKGE, from the coding sequence TAGGGTTAGGCCTGTCGGTGGTGGGCAATATCTTTGCCTTGGCTCGATTATGGGATATTATCACTGACCCAATTTTAGGAACCTTCAGCGATCGCTGGACGACCCGCATTGGACGACGGCGGCCCTGGATTATTCTCTCGGTTCCCCTGTTGATGGCCAGCGCCTATGCCGTTTTCCTGCCCCAACAACCGGTATCGGCTCCCTATTTGCTGGTTTGGCTGATTTTGCTCTATTTGGGCTATACCATGTTGAGTATTTCCCATATGTCTTGGGGGGCGGAACTGTCCGATGATTATCATGATCGCGCCCGAGTCCAGGGTTGGCGGGAATTTGCTCTGATTTTCGGGATGTTGGCCGTTTTAGCTATTCCGGCGATCGTGCAACAAACCCAAGATGCCAACTCCACCGTTCAACTAGGGGCGATGGGTTGGTTTGTGGTAGTGACGTTACCCATTACGGTGGCCGTTTCCGTCTGGACTGTCCCGGAACGCCCGACTCCCCCTCAGTCGGGGATTGGTTTCGTCAAATCTGCCAAAATTCTCGCCCGTAACCGCCTCTTGCAACGAGTTTTAGGGGCGAATTTTTTAACGGGATTAGCCCCCGGAGTGACGGGGTCAATTTATATCTTCTTCATCAGCGATGTGATGGCCCTACCGGATTGGTCAAGTGCCATTCTGCTGATGTATTTTCTGGCAAGTCTGCTGGGGGTTCCCGGTTGGATTTGGCTTAGTTGTCGCCTGGGGAAACATCAAACCTTTATTGTGGCGATGGTTTGGATGTGCCTGGTATTACCGTTGCTGCTGTGGGTTCCTCCGGGAAATTTGGGCCTCAATATCTTGGTGAATGCTCTCTATGGGGTTACAACAGCGGCCAGTCCCTTTCTCTTGCGCTCGATTTTGGCTGATGTGACGGATTGGGACAATCTGCAATCGGGCAGTCAACGCACGGGCTTGTATTATTCCCTACTGATGATGAGTAATAAGTTCGGCTATGCTCTAGCAGTGGGGGTGACCTACCCGGTCTTGGATTGGATTGGCTACAGTCCTGACTTGGAGAATACGGCGGAAACGCTGCTGGGTTTGAAACGTCTTTTTGTCTTTGCTCCGATTTTAGCGATTTTGCCAGCGGTGGCTCTCCTCTGGCGCTTCCCTCTCAATGTTCAAGTCCAACAGGCGTTACGCCAGCAGTTGATTGAGCGGGATGTTTTGAGGGGGGGGAAGGGGGAATAG
- a CDS encoding NAD(P)H-quinone oxidoreductase subunit 4: MAQFPWLTAIFLLPLVAATFIPIIPDRDGKTLRWYALGVGVIDFALMVIAFGQHYNFADSSFQLVEQYPWVPQLGLNWSLAVDGLSAPLILLTGLVNVLAIAAAWNVSRKPRLFYSLILVLLSAQIGVFAAQDLLLFFLMWEVELVPVYLLISIWGGPKRQYAATKFILYTALASIFILVSGLTMAFWGDRVTFDMAELGAKNFPIALELFTYAGFLIAFGVKLPIFPLHTWLPDAHGEASAPVSMILAGVLLKMGGYALIRLNVEVLPNAHIYFAPALVILGVVNILYGALTAFAQDNLKRRLACSSISHMGFVLIGIASFTEVGLNGAVLQMLSHGLIAAMLFFLAGVTYERTHTLSMEKMGGLAKVMPKTFALFTAGSMASLALPGMSGFIGELTVFIGISSSDAYSDSFKLVVVLLSAVGLIATPVYLLSMLRRIFYGDTRETQAEFDLNTWFDAKPREIIITACLLLPIVGIGFYPKLATQTYDVKTTEVASVVRNALPVFAQQRQQNRLFSGGLFAPEITSPQTLLGVADLGKGA, from the coding sequence ATGGCACAGTTTCCCTGGCTAACCGCCATTTTCCTATTGCCCCTTGTGGCCGCCACCTTCATTCCGATCATCCCCGATCGCGACGGTAAGACCTTACGTTGGTACGCCCTCGGCGTTGGGGTGATCGACTTTGCCCTGATGGTTATCGCCTTTGGGCAACATTACAACTTCGCCGACTCCAGTTTCCAACTCGTCGAACAGTACCCCTGGGTCCCTCAACTGGGACTCAACTGGTCTTTAGCCGTCGATGGTCTATCTGCCCCGCTAATCCTTCTAACGGGACTGGTGAACGTCCTGGCCATCGCCGCCGCCTGGAACGTCAGCCGTAAGCCCCGCCTATTTTATAGTCTTATTCTCGTGCTGCTGAGCGCCCAGATTGGCGTCTTCGCCGCTCAAGACTTGCTCCTGTTCTTCCTAATGTGGGAAGTCGAGCTAGTTCCCGTGTATCTCCTTATCTCCATCTGGGGCGGACCTAAGCGCCAGTACGCCGCCACTAAATTTATTCTCTATACCGCACTCGCATCTATCTTTATTCTCGTCTCCGGCTTAACCATGGCCTTCTGGGGCGATCGCGTCACCTTCGACATGGCCGAACTGGGAGCGAAAAACTTCCCCATCGCCCTAGAACTCTTCACCTATGCCGGCTTCCTGATTGCCTTTGGCGTGAAGCTGCCCATCTTCCCCCTCCACACCTGGCTTCCAGATGCGCACGGTGAAGCCTCTGCCCCCGTCTCCATGATTTTGGCCGGAGTTCTCCTCAAGATGGGAGGCTATGCCCTAATTCGCCTCAACGTCGAAGTTCTACCCAACGCCCACATCTACTTCGCCCCAGCCCTCGTGATTCTCGGCGTGGTTAACATCCTCTACGGAGCCTTAACCGCCTTCGCCCAAGACAACCTCAAGCGTCGTCTAGCCTGCTCCTCCATCTCCCACATGGGCTTTGTCCTCATCGGCATCGCCTCCTTCACCGAAGTGGGCTTAAACGGAGCCGTCTTACAAATGCTCTCCCATGGCTTAATCGCCGCCATGCTCTTCTTCCTGGCCGGTGTCACCTACGAACGCACTCACACCCTCTCCATGGAGAAAATGGGCGGTCTAGCCAAAGTCATGCCCAAAACCTTTGCCCTCTTCACCGCCGGTTCCATGGCCTCCCTAGCCCTCCCCGGCATGAGCGGTTTCATTGGTGAGTTAACCGTCTTCATCGGCATCTCCAGCAGTGACGCCTACAGCGATAGCTTCAAACTGGTGGTAGTCCTACTCTCCGCCGTGGGCTTAATCGCCACCCCCGTCTATCTCCTCTCCATGTTGCGCCGCATCTTCTACGGAGATACCCGCGAGACTCAAGCTGAGTTTGACCTCAACACTTGGTTTGACGCCAAGCCCCGCGAAATCATCATCACCGCCTGCTTATTACTGCCCATCGTCGGCATCGGCTTCTATCCCAAGTTAGCCACCCAAACCTACGACGTGAAAACCACCGAGGTCGCCAGCGTTGTCCGTAACGCCCTACCGGTGTTCGCCCAACAGCGTCAGCAAAATCGCCTCTTCTCCGGTGGCTTGTTTGCTCCCGAGATTACCTCGCCTCAAACCTTACTCGGCGTAGCTGACCTGGGTAAAGGTGCTTAA
- a CDS encoding adenylate/guanylate cyclase domain-containing protein, whose product MVTWKSTPHLILRTESGPRYLALSGNNCWTFGRSDENQFTLPDRWVSRAHAMLQQTDLGEFYLIDLGSRNGSFINGRRVSVPVRLNNGDRLTLGQTEMVFYAPTNVHVEVDDSDTEDSGATAVLSVRRLISVMVVDIRDFTVLTRQLDERMLSEVIGTWFRHAGNIIRESGSWVDKYIGDAVMAVWFHTPQGEGDGVSKEELLRVCQALGELHHMTRELSDRYPLPFPLRIGAGVNTGYAMVGNTGSGDRPDYTALGDTVNAAFRLESATKELRKDVALGATTYRYLSVIRASENVFEEHEVALKGYDSPTVTYAGNFDDLDAFLRLSYQEIQV is encoded by the coding sequence GTGGTGACTTGGAAATCTACCCCCCATCTCATCTTGCGGACTGAATCGGGACCGCGTTATCTTGCCCTGTCGGGGAATAACTGCTGGACGTTTGGACGTAGTGATGAGAATCAGTTTACCCTTCCAGACCGCTGGGTATCTCGGGCCCATGCGATGCTTCAACAAACGGATTTAGGGGAGTTTTATTTAATTGATTTGGGGAGCCGCAATGGTTCCTTTATTAATGGACGGCGGGTGAGTGTGCCGGTTCGTCTCAATAACGGCGATCGCCTGACGTTGGGGCAGACGGAGATGGTGTTTTATGCCCCGACTAATGTTCATGTGGAGGTGGATGATTCGGATACGGAGGATTCTGGGGCGACGGCGGTGTTGTCGGTGCGTCGGCTGATTTCGGTGATGGTGGTGGATATTCGGGATTTTACGGTGTTAACCCGCCAATTGGATGAACGGATGCTCTCGGAAGTGATTGGGACTTGGTTTCGTCATGCGGGCAATATCATTCGCGAGTCGGGGAGTTGGGTGGATAAGTATATTGGTGATGCGGTGATGGCGGTGTGGTTTCATACGCCTCAGGGGGAAGGGGATGGGGTGAGTAAAGAAGAGTTGTTGCGCGTCTGTCAGGCTCTCGGGGAGCTGCATCATATGACGCGGGAGTTGAGCGATCGCTATCCGTTGCCGTTCCCGCTACGGATTGGGGCTGGGGTGAATACGGGCTATGCCATGGTGGGTAATACGGGCAGTGGCGATCGCCCGGATTATACGGCTCTAGGAGATACGGTGAATGCGGCGTTCCGCCTGGAATCGGCGACGAAGGAGCTGCGTAAGGATGTGGCTCTCGGAGCGACAACCTATCGGTATTTGAGTGTGATTCGCGCCAGTGAGAATGTATTTGAGGAGCATGAGGTGGCCTTAAAGGGCTATGATAGCCCCACGGTGACCTATGCTGGTAATTTTGATGATCTCGATGCCTTCTTGCGGCTGAGTTATCAGGAAATTCAGGTCTAG
- a CDS encoding tetratricopeptide repeat protein has translation MFNDRVHPVHRHRSVLRFFSQPRDWLSSLLSLGAIAVLATPPVTAAPLASPQAPQRLVQANNGVDVNDLLIEGQEFVIAGNLSAALRAYRQAAQLDDSNARIFSAIGYLEARQNNFEAAVTAYRRALELEANVPEFHYALAYSLANAGDYAAAEAEYETTISLNERNTNAFLGLGVMRYRQGNYEGALEAYRQAARLTSENWQVQESIGSTLLQLERYDEALEVLEEAAQLAPNEGRIQVNLGVARLNQEDVEGALTAFNRAVELEPQDGSLLFEVGRLFLSQGERRQALDLFRQASRLVGDRADIHLTVGELLLDNNDGLNAILSLRQAIALEPDWPQAHYLLGRALRQRGRNSEAIASLETALELAEQQDNEDLVEAIETLLGEFN, from the coding sequence ATGTTTAATGACAGAGTTCACCCGGTTCACCGTCACAGATCGGTTCTGAGATTCTTCAGCCAGCCTCGGGATTGGTTATCGTCTCTGTTGTCCCTGGGGGCGATCGCAGTCCTGGCAACTCCCCCCGTCACCGCCGCACCCTTGGCCTCACCTCAAGCCCCCCAGCGGTTGGTGCAGGCAAATAATGGCGTGGATGTTAATGACTTGCTGATTGAGGGACAAGAGTTTGTCATCGCCGGGAACCTCTCAGCCGCCCTACGCGCCTATCGCCAAGCGGCTCAGTTGGATGATAGCAATGCCCGCATTTTCTCAGCCATTGGCTATCTCGAAGCCCGGCAAAATAACTTTGAGGCAGCGGTAACCGCCTATCGTCGGGCCTTAGAACTTGAAGCCAATGTTCCTGAGTTTCACTATGCCTTAGCCTATAGTCTGGCCAATGCTGGGGATTATGCGGCCGCTGAAGCCGAATATGAAACCACCATTTCTCTCAACGAGCGTAACACCAATGCTTTTTTAGGCTTAGGGGTGATGCGCTACCGTCAGGGGAACTATGAAGGGGCCCTTGAGGCCTATCGTCAAGCTGCCCGTCTCACTAGTGAGAATTGGCAGGTACAGGAATCGATTGGTTCAACCCTTCTACAACTTGAGCGTTATGACGAAGCCTTAGAAGTCTTAGAAGAGGCGGCCCAACTTGCTCCTAATGAGGGACGGATTCAGGTCAACTTGGGCGTGGCCCGGTTAAATCAGGAGGATGTTGAGGGCGCTTTGACAGCGTTCAACCGAGCCGTCGAGTTAGAACCCCAGGATGGTTCCCTCTTGTTTGAGGTGGGGCGCTTATTCCTCAGTCAGGGGGAACGGAGACAGGCCCTAGACTTGTTCCGACAAGCCTCACGCTTAGTCGGCGATCGCGCAGACATCCATCTGACGGTTGGTGAGCTTCTCTTAGACAACAATGATGGACTCAATGCCATTTTGTCCTTGCGGCAGGCGATCGCCCTAGAACCCGACTGGCCTCAGGCTCATTATCTCTTGGGGAGGGCCCTGCGACAACGAGGCCGCAACTCCGAGGCGATCGCCAGCCTAGAAACAGCTCTCGAACTAGCCGAACAACAAGATAATGAGGATCTCGTTGAGGCGATCGAGACCCTACTAGGCGAATTCAACTAA
- a CDS encoding EAL domain-containing protein, translating into MKLEPLSSPRFATQITVWYALIGTLWIVFSDYLVGWLLDAPGDLTQAQTLKGWGFIFITSLGLYIVLRRGTRSLQKSYSLLETILESSADAIFAKTIDGEYIVVNTAAAEMAGFPIQQMLGAKDEDLFGPEIASQLQEHDRLTLVSGLQQERETCLNSDQGKFAPNDDAKKPQIYLTSKDIWYDARGVPIGVVGISRNITEAKRAYESLAESEERYRNLFACHPQPMWIYDQESLEFLAVNRAAIAHYGYSEAEFLSMTIEDIRPAEDVPSLLDHLQHKPSGYIASGIRRHLKKDGSVIAVDITTHDVEFEGRPAQVILANDITERLQVQAQLERYAFSDTLTGLLNRTGFSRNLQQAIARNQDQNHPFTLLYLSLDGFIRLKFSLGHPVARQLLIEAANRLKACFPRAIAARLEDNEFALRLRYEVDSVDAVVGHLRDRLTSVYHLNDHDVFSDCSIGVVRSNLGYADAEDYLQAGDTAMYQARSALPQKYIIFSQQLRDAALNRMELDAALRQALERNEFEVYYQPFIDLVTHQCLGFEALVRWQHPQRGLVPPGEFIPLTEETGLVVPLGEWVLRQACQQLQQWQTQLKLPRLTMSVNVAALQLTQPGFLDVLDDVLRTTGIDPSCLKLEITETTLMQNTEQIRCSLDQIKQRGINLSIDDFGTGYSSLSYLHLFSFTVLKLDRSFVIQLESSDKSMEIVRNIARLAQNLNLDLVAEGIETQQQLALLQQLDFQEGQGYLFSYPLPAPAAQQWLQDRIQSDS; encoded by the coding sequence GTGAAACTTGAGCCGCTGTCCTCACCCCGCTTTGCGACACAAATCACAGTCTGGTATGCCCTCATTGGCACTCTGTGGATTGTCTTCTCCGATTATCTTGTCGGTTGGCTATTGGATGCTCCAGGAGACCTAACCCAGGCTCAAACTCTGAAAGGGTGGGGATTTATTTTCATAACCAGCTTGGGTCTCTATATTGTCCTGCGCCGGGGGACGCGATCGCTTCAGAAAAGCTACAGCCTCCTCGAAACAATTTTGGAAAGTAGCGCCGATGCCATTTTTGCCAAAACCATTGACGGGGAATATATCGTCGTCAACACCGCCGCAGCGGAGATGGCCGGCTTTCCCATCCAGCAGATGCTTGGGGCCAAGGATGAAGACTTATTCGGGCCCGAGATCGCCAGTCAACTTCAGGAACATGATCGCCTCACCTTAGTGAGTGGTCTGCAACAAGAGCGAGAAACCTGCTTGAACTCAGATCAGGGCAAATTTGCTCCGAATGATGACGCTAAAAAGCCTCAAATCTATCTCACCAGTAAAGATATCTGGTATGACGCTCGTGGCGTTCCCATTGGAGTCGTGGGTATCTCCCGGAATATCACCGAGGCCAAACGGGCCTATGAGTCCCTGGCGGAGTCAGAAGAACGCTATCGCAACTTGTTTGCTTGTCATCCTCAACCCATGTGGATTTATGACCAGGAGAGCTTAGAGTTTTTAGCCGTGAACCGGGCGGCGATCGCCCATTACGGCTATAGTGAAGCCGAATTCCTCTCCATGACCATTGAGGACATTCGTCCGGCGGAGGATGTCCCCAGTCTTCTGGACCATCTACAACATAAACCCAGCGGCTATATCGCCTCAGGGATTCGGCGACATCTGAAAAAAGATGGCTCAGTCATTGCCGTGGATATTACCACCCATGACGTTGAGTTTGAGGGACGGCCGGCCCAAGTGATCCTCGCCAATGACATTACTGAACGGCTGCAAGTTCAAGCTCAACTCGAACGCTACGCCTTTAGCGATACCCTAACGGGATTGCTCAATCGCACCGGGTTCAGCCGCAATCTGCAACAGGCGATCGCCCGCAACCAGGACCAGAACCATCCCTTCACCCTGTTGTATCTGAGTCTCGATGGCTTTATCCGTCTTAAGTTTAGTCTCGGCCACCCCGTGGCTCGGCAACTGTTGATAGAAGCAGCCAATCGTCTCAAAGCCTGTTTTCCTCGGGCGATCGCCGCTCGCCTCGAAGATAATGAGTTTGCCCTACGATTACGCTACGAGGTCGATTCCGTTGATGCAGTTGTGGGTCACTTACGAGACCGTCTCACCTCCGTCTATCACCTTAATGACCACGATGTCTTCTCCGATTGCAGCATTGGTGTGGTTCGCAGCAATTTAGGCTACGCCGATGCTGAAGATTACCTGCAAGCTGGAGATACGGCCATGTATCAGGCGCGATCGGCTTTGCCCCAGAAATACATCATCTTCAGTCAACAACTACGCGATGCTGCCCTCAATCGCATGGAACTCGATGCCGCTCTCCGCCAAGCCTTGGAGCGAAATGAATTTGAGGTCTATTATCAACCCTTTATTGATCTGGTGACCCATCAATGTCTAGGCTTTGAGGCCCTCGTGCGCTGGCAACATCCACAGCGGGGTTTAGTGCCACCGGGAGAGTTTATCCCTTTAACCGAGGAGACGGGCCTAGTGGTTCCCCTAGGAGAGTGGGTGCTGCGACAAGCCTGTCAGCAGTTACAACAGTGGCAAACTCAGTTGAAACTGCCCCGGTTGACCATGAGCGTCAATGTAGCCGCCCTACAATTAACACAACCGGGTTTTTTAGATGTGCTTGATGATGTGCTGCGTACCACTGGCATTGACCCTTCCTGTCTGAAACTAGAAATCACAGAAACAACCTTGATGCAGAATACCGAGCAAATTCGCTGTAGCTTGGATCAAATTAAACAACGAGGGATAAACCTAAGTATTGACGATTTTGGGACTGGGTATTCATCCTTGAGTTATTTACATTTATTTTCGTTTACAGTGCTTAAGTTGGATCGCTCCTTTGTAATTCAGTTAGAGTCGAGCGATAAAAGTATGGAGATTGTTCGTAATATTGCTCGACTGGCCCAAAATCTTAATCTGGACTTAGTGGCTGAAGGCATCGAAACGCAACAGCAATTAGCCCTGTTACAACAACTCGACTTTCAAGAAGGACAGGGGTATCTATTTTCTTACCCTCTGCCCGCTCCAGCCGCTCAACAGTGGCTCCAGGACAGGATACAATCGGACTCATAG
- a CDS encoding Red carotenoid-binding protein, with the protein MPFNIETARNIFPETLSADAVPATIARFSQLSAEDQLALIWFAYLEMGKSITIAAPGAANMQFAENTLNQIKAMSFQEQSQVMCDIANRADTDICRTYAVWSSNIKLGFWYQLGEWMEQGLVAPIPDGYQLSANAKAVLEAIRGLDSGQQITVLRNAVVDMGFDTNKLDNYQTVAEPVAPPKDMSQRTSVSIKGVDNPTVLNYMNYMNANDFDNLIKLFVEDGALQPPFQRPIVGKDNVFKFMREDCQNLKLMPEHGVVEPAEDGYTQIKVTGKVQTPWFGAAVGMNMAWRFLLNPENKIFFVAIDLLASPKELLNLAR; encoded by the coding sequence ATGCCATTCAATATCGAAACAGCCCGCAATATCTTTCCAGAGACTCTGTCCGCAGATGCCGTTCCCGCTACAATTGCTCGGTTTTCTCAGCTTAGTGCCGAAGACCAGTTAGCCCTGATTTGGTTCGCCTATTTGGAAATGGGTAAGTCAATTACCATTGCGGCGCCGGGTGCTGCCAATATGCAGTTTGCGGAGAACACCTTGAACCAAATCAAGGCCATGTCCTTCCAGGAACAATCTCAGGTCATGTGTGACATAGCCAATCGCGCTGACACGGATATCTGTCGGACCTATGCCGTTTGGTCGTCCAACATCAAACTAGGATTTTGGTATCAACTCGGAGAATGGATGGAACAGGGTCTTGTAGCCCCCATCCCCGATGGCTATCAACTCTCGGCGAACGCCAAAGCGGTGCTAGAGGCAATTCGTGGCCTCGATTCCGGTCAGCAAATCACTGTGCTGCGTAACGCCGTGGTGGATATGGGCTTTGATACCAACAAACTGGACAACTATCAAACCGTCGCCGAACCCGTTGCACCTCCCAAAGATATGTCGCAACGCACCAGCGTCAGCATTAAGGGTGTGGATAACCCCACCGTGCTGAACTACATGAACTACATGAACGCCAATGACTTCGATAACCTGATCAAGTTGTTTGTCGAAGATGGGGCCCTGCAACCCCCCTTCCAACGGCCGATTGTTGGGAAAGACAATGTCTTCAAGTTCATGCGTGAAGATTGTCAGAACTTGAAACTGATGCCCGAACATGGGGTTGTCGAACCCGCTGAAGATGGCTATACCCAGATTAAGGTCACCGGGAAGGTGCAAACGCCCTGGTTTGGTGCGGCTGTGGGGATGAACATGGCCTGGCGCTTCCTGCTCAACCCTGAGAACAAGATTTTCTTTGTTGCCATTGACTTGTTAGCATCTCCTAAAGAGCTATTGAACCTAGCTCGTTAG
- the clpS gene encoding ATP-dependent Clp protease adapter ClpS, producing the protein MTVVLSTAIGAATAPTVAPVKRGQTVRKTYPNFKVIVLDDDFNTFVHVANCLLKYIPHMTSDRAWELTHQVHNEGQAIVWVGPQEQAEFYHMQLRREGLTMAPLEAA; encoded by the coding sequence ATGACTGTTGTGCTTTCGACTGCGATCGGTGCTGCGACTGCGCCAACGGTTGCTCCCGTCAAGCGTGGTCAAACGGTTCGTAAGACCTATCCTAATTTCAAGGTCATTGTCTTGGATGATGACTTCAATACCTTTGTCCATGTGGCGAATTGTCTTCTAAAGTACATCCCCCACATGACGAGTGATCGCGCCTGGGAGTTAACGCACCAGGTTCACAATGAGGGGCAGGCGATCGTCTGGGTCGGACCTCAGGAACAGGCAGAATTTTATCATATGCAGCTACGGCGGGAGGGGCTAACGATGGCTCCGTTGGAAGCGGCGTGA